GCATAAATTCATGCATGGTAAGAATTGAGGTGAGTATATGACTAACTATTGGCCGATGACTGCTGCCACGTCTATAAGTAACGTGCAAAAAGGCATGTACCTTTCATGCATTCATAATCTGTGCATAAAAAAATACATTCATTATCTTCATATTACACTCCATGAAACAAAGTGTAATATGTACTACTCTTTTGTAGAAGGTAGTGATATTGACGAGGTGCAATTTTATGAGAAAATGAAGTCAGATTTTTATCGTTATTTGGCTGAAGTTGGTGTCACTCCTCAGAGAGAAGGTAAATAACTAAAATTAAACCCTTATAACTTTTTTAAGTGATATTTTCTAGAACACCAAAGAAAATCTACAGAAGCCCAGGAAAGGGCATTTGAACTGGTTAGTACTTCGTTTCCACCAACACATCCTACTCGTCTTGGTCTTGCACTGAGTTATTCCGTATTTTACTACGAGATACAAAATGATCCAGAGAAAGCTTGTAGTTTAGCAAAGAAAGTATGCATAGAGCCTGTTGCTTTGTGTTGTGGTAACATATTGTTTATTAGGCATTTGATGATGCCATTGCAGAGTTAGACCAACTGAAGGAAGACTCCTACAAGGACAGCACACTAATCATGCAACTGTTGAGAGATAACCTCACTGTAAGCTAACAACTtccgtactttatttttcatactaCACTTTCTAGCTGTGGACTGCtgacccacacacacacacacagtactcaGACTAAATGATTCATGACTACAGAATTCTTGTATAGCTTTGTATTGAGAACTAACATGCTATAGAATAGAGAGACCCTTGAAGTAGCAATTATGAATAAGCATACATGCAGGTGTTGTGCCTGCAAAAGTTAGTGAAGTACATATAGCCTAAGTATTTCAAGGGGAAAGTTTATGCTTTTTCGAGGTATTGggggttaatagtaaaaatttattCCTTGAAAAATTTAGACCTCCTTATATGATTGTTTGCAAATCTacgaaaattatagttttacaTCATTGTTTAACCTTGAAAATATtgtcccttgaaatatttaggctatatggtatgcTTATTGGCTCTGAGGAACTGACAGTATTGGCCCTAGTGAGGCCATGTACACCTTCAACTCATTGATCCTGACTCTCTCTCAACAAGTACAGTGGCAAATGTTGTTTGCTGAtctgattgatttgattttttatTTACCTTCACAGTATAGTTGGCGGAGCTATCCTTCTCTCCACACGTACATACAACAACAAGACAAATAACACTCTGATACATGCAAAAAACAGAAACAACACAATTGCATGAGAGGTAATTAAGTTACATTGAAGCTTAAGATAAAACTGAGTCTCACACAGTGGATTTGTAATTACAATTTACTGGACCATGCAGTGGTGATACACAATAAAGAAGCAGATGAGTGGAAGTGTTGCTTGGTGGTTGATGAGATGCTGATTTAACAGGTTGGCACTGAAAACTGTCTTCTCTGTGATCATGTGCTCAGTTGCATGTGGCGAGGTCCAAACATGATAGGTGGATTAAAAAGTACCCAGTTGGCTATCACAGTGTTAGCTAGTGGTTGGCTATCACAGTGGTAGTGCCAGCATGGCCATATCTCTTTcgctgagagatgaatgtaagctATAAAATTGTTGTGCCTGCTGTTGCATGCTCCACACTTTTATAACTAGCTATGTGCTTGGTTCCTGTTCAGTCCCATCTCCATGCcccccagagaaattaaggggcccagggcaaagagttaaagtggggccccaggggtaaggaggtttccattctgaatcacaactttacccaagctgtaggttgaagaccaaaagaaaaggtcattacatgctgacaatgaatatagctgcccctcaccaaccatatatctctttatttataaccttcctacactgctcctctgaagaatactgtgactgctctattagagtatctagatctaactgctctattagagtatatcaatcttttaaacaggtattcaagggacccttcatggggcccctttcaggctggggcccggggaaagttgcccccctgtgggcggccctgatgcCCCCTAGCACAGCCAATTCTTTTAGGAGTCCTGCAGATGTTAGTAATTACTTTAATAAATATAAGCATGGCTACACATTTTTTACTAAACACATGAGTTCTCCACTGCAATTGGTTGTAAAAAGGTATACTGAGCCTATGTATATCTGTGTATCTACTTTACCATCatctactagctagctagctagaataAAAAAACCAGAGGAACACCAATTTATTCTGCTGCAGGCTATATCGGGTCTGTAATCCGTCTTTGCAAATCAGAGTTTAATTTCTGTCTAATCACATCGTAATTTTCATCTGATTATATTACtgttgtgtcatcagcaaatcAAGCATAATTTATAGCCTGAGTATACTCCACAAGAGGAGACATTGGTCTTGTTGACATATAGCTACACAAGAAATAACAATGGACCATGGTGTGTTGCCTGGCTCATGTCACCTTTCACAGAGGAGATTGAATGTTTTCAAGTCTGACTAAGTTTGCCAGCTGCGACTGATCCACCTGTTGTTTTATTGTCATTACCAATAATGTACAAAAACTCAACATGAGTAGCTACCACTGACGTACATATTACTACAATAATCATAGATTATCTACCCAGGTGGGTAGATAATCTATGCAGTAATGATTTATTACAGTTGACCTATTTTATATATTTATAGTGATTGCAAAATTTCTAATAATATAATATGCTGTTGATTATTATTTGTGCCCTGCTGTCTATGCATGTCCGCGTGATCTTATGTTGTAGTCATGACGTAGTTTGACGAACGCAGCAGTAGTCATGGTAACACATCCCGTATAACCACGTGGGGTTAGTTCGTGGCACATTCCTTCAACTAAACTTCAGACAAGATGGAAGTAAGTGATCCAAAAGAATACCTGTGCCTGGCGAAGGTTGCAGAACAGACAGAACGGTACGATGACATGGCGGAGTACATGGAAGAGTACACGAAACAATGCTCCGACCAGTTTACTGCTGAAGTCAGAAACCTTTTATCGGTAGCGTTCAAAAACGTGGTTGGCGCACGGCGATCGTCATGGAGAATACTTTCCAGTGGTGACCAGAAGAATGAAAAGTCAGGTTGTGTCAATTACCGCAAGAAGGTTGTAGACGAGTTAAGATCTATCTGCCATAAAGTTCTGGTAAGTAAATGAAGACGTAACATTGTTGTAATAAAAAAAGACTTGTGCACTGTTGTTTCTTCCATTTTAGCGGATGGGCTATAAAGGAGGATATGATTTCCTCCAAAATGTTTCACAGCTAATTTCTATTAACCTAGCTCTTTGTGTATCAGCTTTTCTGAAATGTGTTGGTGTGCCCTAGTGGTTAAATTCCAGTACAACTTCACAGGAAACTGCTTACTTTTGTCAGACtcatcctttttttttttgctgcagCAGCAGCAAAACTTGTAACTTTTGGAATAAAAGCAACTTTCTAGTTCTATTTACAATTTATAATTGCTTCTTTCTTAGGTGGCTGTTTTTAATGCAAACTTTGTTAACATGGTTGACACATTACGTAAATTAGTTGGTAACTTATCAATACATAATTGCACATGCTTTTAACAGATGACACACTTATATTGTTGTATTCTTGAAAAAGAAGTCAAGACCCCTTGTAAACAATTTTTGTGTAAACAGACAGTGGTGGGGGATTATTCCATGATTAAAGCAATTCTGCAAGGTGTTAAAAACATAATGTATACTGTGTATTTAGTAACATGACCTACCTATCCTTCACGCTTAATTACCCCTACTACTTTCAGAATACACTTATTTACATGGTTACACATAGACGAAAAGAGTAAGTGACAGGAAGGATGACGTTGTCTCTGATTCCAAGGTTTTTAAATAAATAGAAGAATATGAGGTGAAGTGAAATTAGGTGTGTCTAGTTTTGCATGTTAGCAGGCACTTAGGATAAGTGAAATGCCATATTTGACCGGCTAATAGCTGCAGTTTGTATTAGGAGCTCCACAGTGTAGAATAGTTGCCATTTTTGAGAAAAGTTAAAACAAATAGTAGTATAGAAGGATGATTTGAAAGTTATAGTAGTCACAGCTATTAACTGGTGCGATATAATATGCTTGAAGGATGAGCACAGTAGATTTGACAAGTTGGTTAGATGTGCTAATAGCCAAGTTGTTATACAGTATCTAGTACTGTTAACCAGATATTCGTTTTGTGATGTATGCCTTCTTTTTACAGGATCTGTTGGAGAAGCATCTGTTGAAGGAGGACATAGAGAAGATTGACAAAAGTGATCGTTCCTTGGTGGAAGCGCAAGTGTTCTATTTGAAGATGATGGGTGATTACTATCGATACTTGGCTGAGGTAGCCGGAGAAAACGAGGATGTGGATAAAGGTAATGATGTGTTAACTAGTACAGTGACATGTGTTGCTCTGTAGAAAAAGCAGTTGAAAAGGTTGTGAACAGTGCTTCAGAAAACTACAAGAAGGCATATGATGAACTTGCAGTTAAAAGTTTAGCACCAACACATCCTATCCGCCTTGGACTAGCACTCAACTACTCAGTGTTTCACTACGAGATAAAGAATGATCCTGAGAACGCCTGTACCTTAGCTAAGAAGGTAAGAAAAAACCAACTGCATGTCGTGTGTGTAGTGGTGTGGAATGTGTGTTTAGTCATTTATTGCATCCTTCTGGATAAATAACTGGGTGTCACTATAAAGGGAATTAATAAAACACAgaattgcggaataacgaaataagcaaaacttatcttttgcagattgtacaaatagttacatgctctatagctatcatactttatttacaccttgcaacagctctgcatggcatgcCACGGCGACGGATagctaaacagcagctgggcgagcattaaatgggatgagagagcacacaaccaatcaccctagaacgaTATACCTTTGCTAAACTTATCTATACTCAGTTGATGTAGCTTCAAAACGCCAAGACCCTAGCTCTATTCTTAGGTTAAACTAGCTGCCCTTCATTTGCATACAACCAAATTTATTAAAGTTCAGTAGggaagtccagtggttgtgtgtctttaaatggatttcaaaactattcaggtttgaatcaagagtgtaGGTAAGTAAAGGTAGCGAAGGTAGATCAtgctagggtgattggttgtgtgctcgtcccatttaatgctcgccagctgctgttctatccatcgccgtggtgtgccatgcagagctgttacaaggtaaataaagtataattactatagagcatataactatttgtacaatctgtaaAAGATAAGTTTTACATATTTCGTTATTCTGCAATTCCATATTCTGCGTTTTACTCCACTATAAACTCTTGGTGTTAGAGTTCACAGAAAAACAAAAACAGTTTCCCTTTGTGTTTGTACTTTGGTACTTTAAACCTCCATAAAAGGACTCCAATTAAAACCATATCTATATAATTTTATGACTGGTCAAGTGTTGATATACTTTTATGGACCACTTGCTAGTTCCCTAGAATGGAAAGAGTCGTCTTTGTTCTATATGCTAGCTGTGCAATTAATTTTAGAAAGAGTGTGACATCAGTGTGTTGGTGGTTTTGTAGGCATTTGATGATGCCATTGCAGAGTTAGACCAACTGAAGGAAGACTCCTACAAGGATAGCACATTAATCATGCAACTATTGAGAGATAACCTCACTGTAAGTTGAGCACAATGCATGTACAAATTAGGTACTTATTTTTTAAGTATGCAGTTTTTCAGTTTTTGATCCCATTAGACGTTTTCTAAATGATGTCACTCTAAAGAAGTTCACTATTTTTATGTGTGTATCTCTTCTGTAGCTGTGGACAGCAGATGTGCAGGGTGACAATGAGGGTGATGATGGAGATAACTAACCTTTTCATGTTACTTCTAACTAGATGTGCTTAGGATTATAGCAATTCTTTGGATTTTCTGTGAATACACAAATTAATAATTGGTTTGCTAAAGAAGTGTAAAGGCATGTGCACGCTTGGGAACATAGGCCATATTACACAGttccaagagtccataataagagaGACTGTGTGACAACAAGACGTCATGTGCAGTAATTATTGTTTGAACttcaaaaatgaattgatttgattAGACAAAATTTTGTGCACAAGAtatttgcttttttttgttgtcacgcaaggtctcttagaaccgcTGTACatgttatcaagagttcataatatatatactaaggagagtatcctactctcatatacccctgtagaaaggcgtatcgtgaaagTTATGACTTAACAagatgtggtttgtgacgtacaggaagccataaaagtgctagaatcgttagcaccgttttacacttgcgacgctcaggatagccgtattcgcgaatggcctagtaagaaacgcctacgaagcggtcttaacccatgaaggaacgattgtagttgggtgagaaacgcttagagctggaattaatttggttgctagcgacgttggtaggcacgcgttcaatcgataccatgttcaactaatgacatcattaattatacaaagaaaaacgggcgaactcagaagtgttacgtcataacttcacgatacgcctttctacaggggtatatgagaagtaggatactctccttagtatataggtacagtctatttcaggttggttgtccacgtaagccaaatgcaaaaatatcacgtgaatagaaataaccaatgaaatttcacgccaggcggacggcgctagtttaaactgaaggctactgatctcattggctactttcaagcacgtgacttttaacacttcgtttctctagtcaaccaaccggaaatagactgtattatgaactcttgatgttatGAACTTTGAATAAGTACGCATCACGTGATCAGGGTATAGGTATTTCGTTTCTACGGGTTTGTAAACGTACATTGACGTAATACCATATTGTTATGGTAACCGCAGCGGAAAAAGTTAGGTTATTTACGTAAAGTCCTCCTCACCACGTTTTACAGGGCATTTAATCGAATATAGAACCGAAGATGACTGCTACATCTCCAGAGGCTATGCGGCTTATAGAATTGGCCAAATTGGCTGACCAGGCGGAAAGATATGACGATATGTCGGAGTACATGAAGCAGTATGCGGAAATGTGCAAGGTCTTGTCCAGCGAGAACAGAAATCTCTTGTCTGTGGCATTCAAGAACGTGGTCGGGTCGAGAAGATCTGCGTGGAGAATTCTTTCTAGTGATGATCAGAAGACAGAACAAAAGAAAGCCTACACTGAAAAAATTGTCACCGAACTGAAAGGCATTTGCAACAATGTCTTGGTAAGGggaacatacacacacactcccaatagtcctgtagaactaTCTATAACCGAAGAGGTTAGTTTGTATTGAATCAAGTAGTCATCAAAAGAGGTGATAAAAGCCCTGTGGTAAACCTTGTTAGCAAGAGACTTTACAACTAACTGTCAAATGATCAAGAACCCTTTCAAAGTGaaatagaggacttgcagcgtgacgtaaatcatcataattgctaagcaactgtagctgtcggccatgtttcgggacagCGTTTTGGCTGAAAAGCACTTTCTCAGGttttggtacaggctgtaatgaagtgaatcagtgttgagttgtgttgtaaataccagcCAGCTCGTTAAAAAAAGCGAcgaagttagaattggtgagtaatgtatcgaaatttaattagccacctatttcacgaAGCTAATGATAAGATCCTCTATGAAAACAGCCCCGACtcccagtgccactatacccagggcttagtgaataaatctcgttaccttAATTCTGACCCAATATACGCCATACaaagttgtcccgaaacatgtccgcctagcaaccgttgcttcacgcgtgcaagtcctctattaaGTGACCAAGCTACACTTTAGTCGATCAAAATACTTGATCCTAGCCACTACTGCTACTTTCACACACAACACAGAAACTCCTTTGTAATGTGTGAAAAATCTGGAAAATTTCCTTTTTTGTATACTCGATTCAGGTATGGTTCTAGACATTAGATCTATCTCATGCAGGGGTCTAGGGGTACAGCCCCCAGCTTCTGAAAATGTTTTACTATTTCAAAGACTGAAATCTACAAATACAAAATCAGAGAGAACATTGAGGGTAGGTGGATTATATCGACCCATGGAAGTTCAGTTATCACAGTGTATGAACTATAGATTGTATAGGCATCATATGAAGTTGGTTAAATTTTATCAAAATGGTGTGAGGTCAGGTCCAAACATTGCAAGTTAGCCTATCAATCTTATAAAAAATGTGGCTATTCAGAATGGAACACGGTGCTCTTGTCTTGACTGATTTGTAATCAAACAATGATCAAAATCAACCAAATACAACCGCTAAACACTTTATTCATGACAGAAGGTGGAGAGATAAGCAGCTCAATCAAAAACGGTACCATTACAAAAACATCAAgtcatactgtatgtgtaggTTGTTTTAGTTTTTCATCATTGTGTAACAAGATAAAACTATCATTGTTGATGAAAATAATGCATTCATGATGTAGGTATTGTTACAGAACAGCAGAAATGCATGTGCTATATAGACCATGTGTGCACTAAGGCATGGcactacattacatcattaaaatgTCATGTGAAAAGCACATCCGCTAGTTTTTGGgggcaaaaaaaacaaaaacatgtGCACTTTGTGCTTGGAAAAACTTTTGATGCGAAGGAATCATACTGAAAGATAGACCATTGCTTTTAAAAAGTAAGATACTAGGTAAAAGTGCATAACATACTTGTTCTGGCAAATTATTCCAGCTCAGGGAAGGTCTTTGTAATACATCACTTGatacttttgccctcacttACTCCCAAAATTCCCTGTAAAATGTCGTGAAATCTGAAGCCATGGCAACTTTTTGCCAGACCATGCCTTAGTGCACACATGGTCTATAAGGCAATTGTGTGATATACTTAGCATGAGTGCAAACTAGTCCTTTTGTGGCCACACCCATCCTGTCAACATGGAattcatacaaaaataattttttttgtgtgtgttctTAGTAATAATAGGTACAATATACATGTGTTGttatacatcatacagtagttTGGGAAAGATCCAGGATGTTTCTCACCCTTATTTCTGGTGTCACTGTACTTGCAATATGGCATAATTATACAGTTTAAGATACAGAGAATGCTTTGTAGTAAAGTTGCACAATTGTAACACCTCtgaaagtgtttttttttttaaattaaaaatctcCCTGTTTCTAAGGGGGGAAAAATCGCCACTACATTTTATTGGTTAGTCTTCCAGTGGCCAAAATTGTAATCATTTGTGAATTAATTTTTATAGAACTTACTAGATGAATGTCTGATACCAAATACTGATCCTACAAATTATGAAGGTCAGGTATTTTACCACAAAATGAAAGCTGATTATTATCGCTACTTGGCTGAAGTCAGTACTGATAAGGAAAAAGAAGGTATCTTAGAATATTAAAAATGAACTTTGCATGCATATCATGCGCTCTTAGATGCAGTGAATAACTCTTGTGAAGCATATGAAAACGCTGAGAAGGTTGCTAAAGAAAATATGCCCCCAACACAGTCTACTCGTTTGGGACTTGCTCTAAACTTCTCAGTGTTCTACTATGAGATAAAGAATGATCCAGAAAAGGCTTGTCAGTTGGCAAAGAAGGTAAATTTATTTCTTACAATTACTTTCTGTAGTGGTTGTTGCTGTTCATAGGCATTTGACGATGCCATTGCAGAGTTAGACCAACTGAAGGAAGACAACTACAAGGATAGCACACTAATCATGCAACTGTTGAGAGATAACCTCACTGTAAGTCATGCTTGAGTGCTTGCAACTGGGCAGTGGCCAAACTACTGTATGGAGAGAAACTTTGGTAGAGGGAAAATTGGCAAGATGCTATCATGTTGGCAAAATAAAATAGTGCATCTGTATTTACCGTATGCTTGCATAATTTCAAGGgatgaaattttcactgttgcTTGGctgataaaaagtagcaaggcttgctgtgTGGATCATTGTGCGAGTctatgacctatttttgatttcgttttcaggtgaaaacagcccaaaccaggtcatttcttcttgccaaaatgccattacacACAAGAAGCCACACAAGATCACACTTAGTGTTAGGTTTTTGAGTTATAAACTCAGTATATATAGGCCAGGAAACTTAATCTGTGCTGAAGACTTTGTTGCTAAGTGGTTTTTTCACtgccgtgattattg
The nucleotide sequence above comes from Dysidea avara chromosome 3, odDysAvar1.4, whole genome shotgun sequence. Encoded proteins:
- the LOC136249690 gene encoding 14-3-3 protein gamma-B-like gives rise to the protein MTATSPEAMRLIELAKLADQAERYDDMSEYMKQYAEMCKVLSSENRNLLSVAFKNVVGSRRSAWRILSSDDQKTEQKKAYTEKIVTELKGICNNVLNLLDECLIPNTDPTNYEGQVFYHKMKADYYRYLAEVSTDKEKEDAVNNSCEAYENAEKVAKENMPPTQSTRLGLALNFSVFYYEIKNDPEKACQLAKKAFDDAIAELDQLKEDNYKDSTLIMQLLRDNLTLWTADVQGDNIGDDDGEN
- the LOC136249686 gene encoding 14-3-3 protein zeta/delta-like, yielding MEVSDPKEYLCLAKVAEQTERYDDMAEYMEEYTKQCSDQFTAEVRNLLSVAFKNVVGARRSSWRILSSGDQKNEKSGCVNYRKKVVDELRSICHKVLDLLEKHLLKEDIEKIDKSDRSLVEAQVFYLKMMGDYYRYLAEVAGENEDVDKEKAVEKVVNSASENYKKAYDELAVKSLAPTHPIRLGLALNYSVFHYEIKNDPENACTLAKKAFDDAIAELDQLKEDSYKDSTLIMQLLRDNLTLWTADVQGDNEGDDGDN